From Ignisphaera aggregans DSM 17230, the proteins below share one genomic window:
- a CDS encoding conserved hypothetical protein (KEGG: pcl:Pcal_0492 hypothetical protein~SPTR: A3MTF3 Putative uncharacterized protein), whose amino-acid sequence MSVDLRSLEEVVERAVERALARSRSEELREVAEAIKALAEYVREFVRYQQSFNEELKRFMDEQMKKWEENDRRWRENDARWEKMFRFVEEQLKFNRWVERALIEIRESLGGAYEYYTAHWIELYLAEKGYRCKTIVNVTLPIDGEKEIDVLCRDPLVVGEATVSIKSIDDAEKKIAKLLEATEAAEKFYKRKIFMKVLAVENAPEEIVAYLRRRAEELGIVLVVGREY is encoded by the coding sequence ATGTCTGTTGATTTGAGGAGTCTTGAGGAGGTTGTTGAGAGAGCTGTTGAGAGGGCTTTGGCTAGATCTAGATCTGAGGAGCTTAGGGAGGTTGCAGAAGCAATTAAGGCGTTAGCTGAGTATGTTAGAGAGTTTGTTAGATATCAACAGAGTTTTAATGAGGAATTGAAGAGGTTTATGGATGAACAGATGAAGAAGTGGGAAGAGAATGATAGGAGATGGAGGGAAAATGATGCAAGGTGGGAGAAGATGTTTAGGTTTGTTGAAGAGCAGTTGAAGTTTAATAGATGGGTTGAGAGAGCTCTTATAGAGATTAGGGAATCGCTTGGTGGTGCCTATGAGTATTATACAGCTCACTGGATCGAGCTATATCTCGCTGAAAAAGGCTATAGATGTAAGACTATTGTAAATGTAACTCTCCCTATAGATGGTGAGAAAGAGATAGATGTTCTCTGTAGAGATCCCCTCGTAGTTGGAGAAGCAACAGTATCTATAAAGAGTATCGATGATGCTGAGAAAAAGATAGCAAAGCTACTCGAAGCTACAGAAGCAGCAGAGAAATTCTATAAGAGAAAGATATTCATGAAAGTTCTAGCAGTTGAAAATGCACCAGAAGAAATTGTTGCATACCTTAGGAGAAGAGCTGAGGAGCTAGGGATAGTACTGGTAGTTGGAAGAGAATATTAG
- a CDS encoding conserved hypothetical protein (KEGG: pai:PAE2856 hypothetical protein~SPTR: Q8ZUC1 Conserved within P. aerophilum), translating to MKLFDSEGYVIIEIIDEMPLNVLIGIRALEALGFVIDPVTGTLRKVGLIAI from the coding sequence GTGAAGCTCTTTGATTCTGAGGGTTATGTAATCATTGAGATTATTGATGAGATGCCTCTCAATGTATTGATAGGTATCAGAGCATTAGAAGCTCTAGGCTTTGTTATAGACCCAGTGACAGGAACTCTTAGGAAGGTTGGCTTAATAGCTATCTAA
- a CDS encoding Protein of unknown function DUF2223 (COGs: COG4945 Membrane-anchored protein predicted to be involved in regulation of amylopullulanase~InterPro IPR019248~KEGG: dka:DKAM_0406 arabinogalactan endo-1,4-beta-galactosidase, putative~PFAM: Protein of unknown function DUF2223~SPTR: B8D3Q1 Arabinogalactan endo-1,4-beta-galactosidase, putative~PFAM: Domain of unknown function (DUF2223)): protein MRKYFVFYILSVFLILAIFIQISYMAVAKAEQPIISIPDPAEDDKGPGYYGYPTNAVFGSGAFDIIKLEIYVTDTSVVFKTYFRNLSGNPWNGPNGFSLQYVQIYVRTTQRGLPARADTAGLGVYLRPDYSWHFALLISPGWGDSPLPAGEKPALVYANGTIVMQNDVFKIYADATNNAIVAEVSKSLLYDVDNIAKWSIIVFATSWAGENPDRIRSLSVNQGEWVLWAATDPAYLTRIAKAITFNIAPKAMDMAIYSSEYPNGITADEQYRILDSYDPDKGIPAMVPALPSVALTTTVTQTIFSTIAKTETQLMTQTQILTYTSTITTTQTSTISTTDYTTTIILGIALLVIGIVIGYFIRR from the coding sequence TTGAGGAAGTATTTCGTATTCTATATATTATCAGTATTCTTGATACTAGCGATATTCATTCAGATATCATATATGGCTGTAGCAAAGGCTGAACAACCAATTATATCGATTCCGGATCCTGCTGAGGATGATAAAGGACCTGGATATTATGGTTATCCAACAAATGCTGTATTCGGTAGTGGAGCCTTTGATATAATCAAGCTTGAAATTTATGTAACAGATACCTCTGTGGTTTTCAAGACGTATTTTAGGAACTTAAGTGGTAATCCTTGGAATGGCCCTAATGGTTTCTCTCTCCAGTATGTCCAGATATATGTTAGAACAACTCAAAGGGGTTTGCCAGCTAGAGCTGATACTGCAGGCTTAGGTGTGTATCTTAGACCAGATTATAGTTGGCATTTTGCCCTTCTCATATCACCTGGCTGGGGCGATAGCCCACTTCCAGCTGGTGAAAAACCTGCGTTAGTATATGCTAATGGCACTATAGTTATGCAGAATGATGTGTTTAAGATATATGCTGATGCTACAAATAATGCTATTGTAGCAGAGGTTTCTAAGAGTCTTCTTTATGATGTAGATAATATAGCTAAGTGGTCAATTATAGTATTTGCAACGAGCTGGGCAGGTGAGAATCCAGATAGAATTAGATCTCTAAGTGTTAACCAAGGGGAATGGGTTCTATGGGCAGCTACAGATCCAGCTTACTTAACTAGAATTGCGAAAGCAATAACATTCAATATAGCTCCTAAGGCCATGGATATGGCTATATATTCATCTGAGTATCCAAATGGAATTACGGCTGATGAGCAGTACAGAATTCTAGATAGCTACGATCCAGATAAAGGTATCCCTGCTATGGTTCCTGCACTACCCTCTGTAGCTTTGACTACCACAGTAACCCAAACCATATTCTCAACAATAGCAAAAACAGAGACTCAACTTATGACTCAGACCCAGATACTAACCTATACGTCAACAATTACTACGACTCAGACCAGCACAATTTCTACTACGGACTATACCACTACAATCATATTAGGGATTGCGCTCTTAGTTATTGGTATCGTAATTGGTTACTTCATTAGAAGATAG
- a CDS encoding glycoside hydrolase family 57 (COGs: COG1449 Alpha-amylase/alpha-mannosidase~InterPro IPR019248:IPR004300:IPR006035~KEGG: dka:DKAM_0979 pullulanase, glycoside hydrolase, family 57~PFAM: glycoside hydrolase family 57; Protein of unknown function DUF2223~SPTR: B8D5C4 Pullulanase, glycoside hydrolase, family 57~PFAM: Glycosyl hydrolase family 57; Domain of unknown function (DUF2223)) has protein sequence MFNNGKTILVVIMISLLILSIPIFTLITLSSIEGQEPIYLAFIWHFHQPWYLDEYNSSFLLPWVRMHSIGNYFKMAYILSKYPSVKVVFTFPGSLLKQLELYLSGIKDYRLIISEKIAYGESLSIDEKIDMLRIPGGFFDINWNRIVDIVPRYRELRDRVQMAFNIYMNLPEDSMKRAVVSEFSEQDFIDLASLFNLFWIDPQILRELYPDIYNLRVKALSSNSIHFTRDDLVRILNVHRDIMSRIIDMYKQLARSGQIELIPVPYSHPLAPIITDFGWFEDFEIHVEKSLDLFKYYFSYEPKGIWPAEQAINDYAAKIFAEKGFLWTVTDQSILSKSGIDGSDPRNYCYPWKATYGDSAIYVFFRDTELSNLISFTYSNWDPVQAVNDLLNKVISRGRQAGAGSIVVIALDGENPWENYEEFGDVFLNTLYSKISELQNQGIIRTVLPSDYISTHSEYAKKLPIGMRIYLDLAGRDISDIPQNYFRDAYGELPRKSVMAQLGEGSWAGGELAIWIGQRQENAAWMLLAKAREDLLKTLNATTIREVSIINPLAVEYLLRAEASDWFWWYGGDGGGTFPANPLFKGYLRSMYRALGVNPPQYLLGDFNPDATPSWTLNIESPKSIETPPKIDGNINIIEWRNSLNISVGYPVPYVLVGMDSDNIYIATMFNTSEINQIGIAIYFTNMYRSVSPYNPGYNALPRCGNTPLGMGLFYEIYIDIAKSIAIVSVADGRGGWIELFKVNQIVVTNNSIELAVPWKYLSLSPGDVSYSVVAVCRGIDLVASSQRLGGTHYLVIPRPIASTTGKVILDIKDPIGDDNGTGTYVYPKNAVFKPGVFDLTGFKVIDQGDKLIFYVYVRDLGGNPWNGPNGFSLQYVQIYVRTTLGVAGKTNTFGLNANLTEDSAWHFALLLAPGWGSDPVPIGERAALVYFNGTTVVQDGILSVYTDVASNAIIAEVAKMVLPDVENAGKWIYTVVLTSYDGYGTDRIRSFSIEATEWVVGVGKDLAVATALGVVPRIMDLLAPSAELQYTMLNSFIADLKTGKAVLAQISGINASMAIEQAKPITITYTTLVERSYTTTRTMTETVTTYSISTIREVVREYDRGFILVLTMLMLGIGIAIGFLVTRLIINRRRI, from the coding sequence ATGTTTAATAATGGTAAAACAATTTTAGTAGTAATTATGATATCGCTTTTAATACTATCAATTCCAATTTTTACTTTAATTACCTTAAGTAGTATAGAGGGACAAGAACCTATATACCTAGCATTTATATGGCATTTTCATCAGCCATGGTATCTCGATGAATATAATTCAAGTTTCTTACTTCCATGGGTTAGAATGCATAGTATTGGAAACTACTTTAAGATGGCATATATTCTCTCAAAGTATCCTAGTGTAAAAGTTGTTTTTACATTTCCTGGTTCTCTACTAAAGCAGTTAGAGCTATATCTTTCTGGAATCAAAGATTATAGACTTATCATCTCTGAGAAGATTGCATATGGAGAGAGTCTATCTATCGATGAGAAAATTGATATGTTGAGAATCCCTGGAGGTTTCTTTGACATAAACTGGAACAGAATTGTAGATATTGTTCCTAGATACAGAGAGTTGAGAGATAGAGTACAGATGGCTTTCAATATATATATGAATCTACCAGAAGATAGTATGAAGAGAGCCGTTGTTTCAGAGTTTTCAGAACAAGATTTCATAGACTTGGCATCACTATTCAATCTATTTTGGATAGATCCTCAAATATTAAGAGAGCTATACCCCGATATCTATAATCTTAGGGTTAAGGCTCTCAGTAGTAACTCAATACATTTTACTAGAGATGATCTGGTAAGGATATTAAATGTTCATAGAGATATAATGTCTAGGATTATTGATATGTATAAACAGCTTGCTAGGAGTGGACAGATTGAGCTTATACCTGTCCCTTATAGTCATCCACTAGCTCCAATAATAACAGATTTTGGTTGGTTTGAAGATTTTGAGATCCATGTTGAGAAGAGTTTAGATTTATTTAAATATTATTTTAGCTATGAACCAAAGGGTATTTGGCCAGCTGAGCAAGCTATAAACGATTATGCTGCTAAAATATTTGCTGAGAAGGGCTTTCTATGGACTGTTACAGATCAGAGTATCCTGAGTAAGAGTGGTATAGATGGAAGTGATCCTAGAAATTATTGTTATCCATGGAAAGCAACCTATGGGGATAGTGCTATATATGTCTTTTTCCGAGATACTGAGCTCAGTAATCTGATAAGCTTTACTTATAGTAATTGGGATCCAGTTCAAGCTGTTAATGATTTGTTAAATAAGGTAATATCTAGGGGTAGACAGGCTGGAGCTGGTTCTATAGTTGTTATAGCTCTTGATGGCGAGAATCCGTGGGAGAATTATGAAGAGTTTGGAGATGTATTCCTTAATACTCTGTATTCAAAGATTTCAGAGCTACAAAACCAAGGAATAATAAGGACTGTACTACCATCTGACTACATATCAACGCATTCAGAATATGCTAAGAAACTTCCTATAGGTATGAGGATCTATTTAGATCTAGCTGGGAGAGATATATCAGATATACCGCAAAACTATTTCAGAGATGCTTATGGAGAACTACCGAGAAAGTCTGTAATGGCTCAGTTAGGCGAGGGTTCTTGGGCTGGGGGTGAACTTGCGATATGGATTGGACAGAGACAAGAAAATGCTGCATGGATGTTATTGGCTAAGGCTAGAGAGGATCTTCTAAAAACTCTCAATGCTACAACAATTAGAGAAGTCAGTATAATTAACCCATTAGCTGTTGAATATCTTCTTAGAGCTGAGGCTAGTGACTGGTTCTGGTGGTATGGAGGTGATGGAGGTGGAACATTTCCAGCCAATCCTTTGTTCAAGGGATATCTAAGAAGTATGTATAGGGCTCTAGGCGTTAATCCACCACAATATCTATTAGGAGATTTCAATCCTGATGCAACTCCTAGCTGGACATTGAATATTGAGTCACCTAAGTCTATTGAAACTCCTCCGAAGATAGATGGTAATATCAATATTATTGAGTGGAGAAATTCTCTTAATATTTCAGTAGGATATCCTGTTCCCTATGTCTTAGTTGGTATGGATTCTGATAATATCTATATAGCAACAATGTTTAATACATCTGAGATAAATCAAATAGGAATTGCCATATACTTTACAAATATGTACAGAAGTGTAAGTCCATATAATCCGGGGTACAATGCTCTGCCAAGATGTGGAAATACACCACTTGGTATGGGGCTCTTCTATGAAATCTATATAGATATTGCAAAGTCAATCGCAATAGTTTCAGTAGCTGATGGTAGAGGAGGTTGGATAGAACTATTTAAAGTAAATCAAATTGTCGTCACTAATAATTCTATAGAGCTTGCAGTCCCTTGGAAATACTTATCATTATCACCTGGTGATGTGAGCTATAGTGTTGTGGCTGTCTGTCGAGGCATAGATCTTGTAGCCTCTTCTCAGAGGCTTGGTGGAACCCATTATCTAGTTATTCCAAGACCTATTGCATCTACTACAGGAAAAGTTATTCTTGATATAAAGGATCCTATCGGAGATGATAACGGTACTGGAACATATGTATATCCAAAGAATGCAGTATTTAAGCCGGGGGTCTTTGATTTAACAGGGTTTAAAGTTATAGATCAAGGGGATAAACTTATTTTCTATGTCTATGTTAGGGATCTTGGCGGTAATCCTTGGAATGGCCCTAATGGTTTCTCTCTCCAGTATGTCCAGATATATGTTAGAACAACACTAGGGGTAGCCGGTAAAACAAATACTTTTGGCCTAAATGCTAATCTTACAGAGGATTCTGCATGGCATTTCGCTCTATTGCTGGCACCTGGCTGGGGCAGTGATCCAGTTCCTATTGGTGAAAGAGCGGCTCTAGTATATTTCAATGGAACTACAGTTGTACAAGATGGAATTCTATCTGTCTATACCGATGTAGCGAGCAATGCAATTATAGCTGAAGTAGCAAAGATGGTGCTACCAGATGTTGAAAATGCTGGTAAATGGATATATACAGTAGTTCTCACAAGCTATGATGGTTATGGTACTGATAGAATAAGATCATTTTCTATTGAAGCTACTGAGTGGGTTGTAGGTGTAGGGAAAGATCTGGCTGTAGCCACAGCTTTAGGGGTAGTCCCAAGAATAATGGATTTACTAGCTCCATCGGCTGAACTACAATATACAATGCTAAACAGTTTTATAGCTGATTTGAAGACAGGTAAAGCAGTATTAGCACAGATATCAGGAATAAATGCTTCGATGGCTATAGAACAAGCTAAGCCTATCACCATTACATATACTACTCTAGTGGAACGTAGCTATACTACTACAAGAACTATGACAGAGACTGTCACTACATATTCTATATCAACTATAAGGGAAGTAGTAAGAGAATATGATAGAGGGTTTATATTAGTCCTAACTATGCTTATGCTAGGAATAGGAATTGCAATAGGGTTCTTAGTGACAAGGCTAATAATAAACAGACGTCGTATATAG
- a CDS encoding Arabinogalactan endo-1,4-beta-galactosidase (COGs: COG3867 Arabinogalactan endo-1 4-beta-galactosidase~InterPro IPR019248:IPR011081:IPR011683~KEGG: dka:DKAM_0406 arabinogalactan endo-1,4-beta-galactosidase, putative~PFAM: glycosyl hydrolase 53 domain protein; Protein of unknown function DUF2223; Ig domain protein~PRIAM: Arabinogalactan endo-1,4-beta-galactosidase~SPTR: B8D3Q1 Arabinogalactan endo-1,4-beta-galactosidase, putative~PFAM: Glycosyl hydrolase family 53; Bacterial Ig-like domain (group 4); Domain of unknown function (DUF2223)): MRLQKDFDRVMGIILMILILAIPSLQICNKSYTEGDPVIINPVPGLPVDFIRGVDASEAPWIIELGGKYYDENGVERDLLDILKENGVNWIRLRVWNDPYDEQGRPYGGGNCDLPRMTDFAAKAKAKGFGVLIDFHYSDWWADPSKQSKPKAWANLSYPELVEAVYNWTYNALKYMAEHNALPDMVQIGNEINNGFLWPDGSAANWTQFVGLLKAAISAVKDVNPNIKIVIHLAGVKADFYINFIDRLINSGVSFDVIAISFYPYWHGTMDDFRNLVRTLVQRYDKKILVAETAYAWTLDDSDGHPNIFGSRDLEVKGGYKASIQGQASFIRDLIAALYEEGKDKALGIFYWGATWIPYPGAGWKTGEGNPWENQALFDFNGRALPSLKVFRLVYEAQPVEIKPLELYNPSPITVTTYAGSKPILPKTVLVVYTDHSIKPTSVDWGDIPVFDKPGSYTHKGYVKGTNIEVIANITVLEKLSIDITDSKDDDKGIGAYGYPTANVYRAGVFDITHTTFEVMGNNIHIRVYLADLGGNPWNGPNGFSLQYIHIYIRTTNPTITNMIYRKDTFGLNIELREDYQWQYALLITPGWGTAPVPEGELSALYYANGKVFVEDKDFNVTANLDENYIEVIIPRDLMPDWENLRYWRIIVFATSWAGENPDRIRGFAPGGGEWICDATKYAKPGDTPKIASAIVVGILPKFFDMAIYSDEYPNGATAEQQYEWTSKFDPSTKKMAIVPAIQVPTVTVTLTESITTTFRETLTLTVKEVETTIVTTPITTTMIEWIATTIISLVLLIIGFAIGYFIRRK, encoded by the coding sequence ATGATGAAAACGGCGTTGAGAGAGACCTTCTAGACATACTGAAGGAGAATGGCGTTAACTGGATCAGATTGAGAGTATGGAATGATCCATACGACGAACAAGGCAGACCGTACGGTGGGGGTAACTGCGATCTGCCTAGGATGACGGATTTTGCTGCTAAAGCTAAAGCTAAGGGGTTTGGAGTTCTTATAGACTTCCACTATAGTGATTGGTGGGCAGATCCAAGCAAGCAGAGCAAGCCTAAAGCATGGGCAAACTTGTCATACCCAGAACTTGTTGAAGCTGTATACAACTGGACATACAATGCGCTGAAATACATGGCTGAGCATAACGCATTACCCGATATGGTACAAATAGGAAATGAAATAAATAATGGATTTCTCTGGCCAGATGGAAGCGCTGCCAACTGGACTCAGTTTGTTGGGTTACTCAAAGCGGCGATTTCCGCTGTTAAGGATGTAAATCCCAACATTAAGATTGTTATTCACTTGGCAGGGGTAAAAGCAGACTTCTATATAAACTTCATTGATAGACTGATAAATAGTGGTGTAAGTTTTGATGTAATAGCAATATCATTCTATCCATACTGGCATGGAACAATGGATGACTTCAGAAATCTTGTACGAACATTGGTTCAAAGATATGATAAAAAGATATTAGTAGCTGAGACAGCATATGCATGGACACTAGATGACTCTGATGGACATCCGAACATATTTGGATCTAGGGATCTAGAGGTTAAGGGAGGATATAAGGCGAGTATACAAGGGCAAGCCAGCTTCATAAGGGACTTAATAGCAGCCTTATATGAAGAGGGAAAGGACAAGGCTCTAGGAATATTCTATTGGGGGGCAACCTGGATACCATATCCTGGTGCTGGTTGGAAAACTGGAGAGGGGAATCCATGGGAGAACCAAGCACTATTTGATTTCAATGGCCGTGCACTACCCTCTCTCAAAGTATTCAGATTAGTCTATGAAGCCCAACCCGTTGAAATTAAGCCATTAGAACTCTATAATCCCTCCCCTATTACTGTAACTACCTACGCTGGATCTAAACCTATTCTACCAAAGACTGTTCTAGTGGTTTATACAGATCATTCGATAAAGCCTACATCTGTAGACTGGGGAGATATTCCTGTGTTCGATAAACCAGGAAGTTATACCCACAAAGGCTATGTTAAAGGTACAAATATAGAGGTTATTGCAAATATCACTGTATTAGAAAAACTTTCAATAGATATTACAGATTCAAAAGATGATGACAAAGGTATTGGAGCCTATGGATATCCAACAGCAAATGTATATAGAGCTGGTGTTTTCGATATAACTCATACAACATTTGAGGTAATGGGTAATAACATACATATAAGGGTGTATCTTGCTGACCTAGGTGGTAATCCTTGGAATGGGCCCAATGGCTTTAGTCTACAATATATACATATATATATCAGAACTACAAATCCCACAATTACAAACATGATATATAGGAAAGATACATTTGGTCTAAACATAGAATTGAGAGAAGATTATCAATGGCAATACGCTCTTCTAATAACGCCAGGCTGGGGCACAGCACCCGTACCTGAAGGAGAACTCTCAGCACTCTATTACGCTAATGGTAAGGTTTTTGTAGAGGATAAGGATTTCAATGTTACAGCGAATCTCGATGAAAACTATATTGAAGTTATAATACCTAGAGATCTGATGCCGGACTGGGAAAACTTAAGGTATTGGAGAATTATAGTATTTGCAACAAGCTGGGCAGGTGAGAATCCAGATAGAATTCGTGGTTTTGCTCCTGGAGGTGGTGAATGGATATGTGATGCAACTAAATATGCTAAACCTGGTGATACTCCTAAGATAGCCTCAGCTATAGTAGTAGGCATTCTGCCAAAGTTCTTTGATATGGCAATATATTCAGATGAATATCCAAATGGAGCTACAGCAGAACAACAATATGAATGGACAAGTAAATTTGATCCATCGACTAAGAAGATGGCTATAGTACCTGCTATACAGGTACCAACTGTAACAGTAACACTTACAGAGTCTATTACAACAACTTTTAGAGAAACCCTAACACTAACAGTAAAGGAAGTAGAAACAACAATAGTAACAACTCCAATAACTACTACTATGATAGAATGGATTGCTACAACTATAATATCACTAGTTCTACTAATAATAGGATTTGCTATAGGTTACTTCATTAGAAGGAAATAA